Proteins encoded within one genomic window of Coraliomargarita sinensis:
- a CDS encoding YifB family Mg chelatase-like AAA ATPase, protein MLGITHSAALMGVDAHPVQVEVNTGEAGELKFVLVGLPDSAVKESQDRVFSALANSGYRAPATRTTINLAPGDLKKEGPAYDLPIAIAILASMKKCEDAELDDFLISGELSLSGKTRPVKGALAMAMLAKRQGKRGLVVPAESSDEAALVEGVSIYPVASLDEAVRFFNGEKIIAPVRAEQSSYTQRPPERRQLDFSEVKGQQAVRRAVEIAVSGGHNLLMLGSPGSGKSMIAKRIPSIMPEPQLEEFLEILSIQSAAGSTLRQGNRCFQRPFRSPHHTISDVGLLGGGTIPGPGEISLAHNGVLFLDELPEFKRSTLEVLRQPLEDGSVTISRSAGKITLPSSMMLVAAMNPCPCGYTGDSSRECRCSAPQIQRYRSRISGPLLDRIDIHIEAPALSIKELQNAKPGESSATVRERCTSAREVQAARFHDEKEPSMRCNARMSHKSIREYCTIDKEQGQLLEQAMEQLSLSARAYDRILKVARTIADLAGTPEIETAHLLEAIQYRSLDRNTFY, encoded by the coding sequence ATGCTGGGCATCACACATTCCGCAGCCCTGATGGGTGTCGACGCACATCCTGTGCAAGTTGAAGTTAATACCGGCGAGGCGGGCGAGCTTAAATTCGTCCTGGTCGGGCTTCCGGACAGTGCCGTTAAAGAATCCCAGGATCGGGTGTTTTCCGCACTGGCTAACAGTGGCTACCGCGCACCGGCCACCAGAACGACCATCAACCTGGCTCCCGGAGACTTGAAAAAAGAAGGGCCGGCCTACGATTTACCCATCGCAATCGCTATTCTTGCCTCCATGAAGAAATGCGAAGATGCGGAACTGGACGACTTTCTGATTTCCGGCGAGCTCAGCCTCTCGGGTAAAACGCGTCCGGTCAAAGGGGCTCTGGCCATGGCCATGCTGGCCAAACGCCAGGGAAAACGTGGACTGGTCGTGCCTGCCGAATCCTCCGATGAAGCGGCGTTGGTGGAAGGCGTATCCATTTACCCGGTCGCAAGTCTCGATGAAGCGGTGCGTTTCTTCAACGGAGAGAAGATTATCGCTCCGGTGCGTGCCGAGCAAAGCAGCTACACCCAAAGGCCGCCCGAAAGGCGGCAGCTCGATTTTTCCGAGGTCAAAGGACAACAAGCCGTGCGACGGGCGGTGGAAATTGCGGTTAGCGGCGGGCATAACTTACTGATGCTGGGCTCGCCTGGCTCGGGAAAGTCGATGATCGCCAAGCGGATCCCGTCCATCATGCCGGAGCCGCAGCTGGAGGAGTTCCTGGAAATCCTCAGCATCCAGTCGGCCGCCGGCTCGACGCTCCGGCAGGGAAATCGATGCTTCCAAAGGCCTTTCCGCTCGCCGCATCACACCATCAGCGACGTGGGGCTGCTGGGCGGCGGCACCATCCCGGGGCCGGGCGAAATCTCACTGGCCCACAATGGGGTGCTCTTCCTCGACGAGCTGCCCGAGTTCAAGCGGTCCACCCTCGAAGTGCTCCGCCAACCGCTGGAGGACGGCAGCGTCACCATCTCGCGCAGTGCCGGCAAGATCACCCTGCCCAGTTCGATGATGTTGGTCGCGGCCATGAACCCATGCCCGTGTGGCTACACCGGCGATTCTTCCAGGGAGTGTCGCTGCTCCGCGCCACAGATTCAGCGCTACCGTTCCCGCATCAGTGGGCCCCTGCTCGACCGGATTGACATCCACATCGAAGCGCCGGCGCTCAGTATCAAGGAACTGCAGAACGCCAAACCGGGCGAGAGTTCGGCCACTGTTCGTGAGCGCTGCACCAGCGCGCGGGAGGTTCAGGCCGCCCGCTTCCATGACGAAAAGGAGCCCTCCATGCGCTGCAACGCCCGCATGTCGCATAAAAGCATCCGTGAATACTGCACAATTGATAAAGAACAAGGCCAACTGCTCGAACAGGCCATGGAGCAACTCTCCCTATCCGCCCGCGCCTATGACCGGATTCTCAAGGTCGCACGGACCATTGCCGACCTGGCCGGCACCCCGGAGATCGAAACGGCCCACCTTCTCGAAGCCATTCAATACCGCAGCCTGGACCGGAATACCTTCTACTGA
- the coaE gene encoding dephospho-CoA kinase (Dephospho-CoA kinase (CoaE) performs the final step in coenzyme A biosynthesis.): MKVGLTGGIGCGKSTVARMFQDAGWRTLESDQIVADILSGDAAVHAALRERWGDKIFSDDGQVNRRAIAEKVFQDEEELSWLEQLLHPLVRKFWQESVQADPQSDWLVEIPLMFEKRLETAFDLVVCVASPPDVVETRMVARGYTGEEIERRRQRQMPLDEKIRLADHVITNAGNLEFLENQTKRLIGQIQGA; the protein is encoded by the coding sequence ATGAAGGTCGGTTTAACAGGTGGCATCGGTTGTGGTAAATCCACCGTAGCCCGCATGTTTCAGGATGCGGGATGGAGGACTCTGGAGTCTGATCAAATCGTTGCCGATATCCTCTCGGGCGATGCTGCGGTGCATGCTGCGCTCAGGGAGCGTTGGGGGGATAAAATCTTCTCCGACGATGGTCAGGTCAATCGAAGGGCAATTGCCGAAAAGGTATTTCAGGATGAAGAAGAATTGAGCTGGCTGGAACAGTTGCTGCACCCGCTGGTTAGGAAATTCTGGCAAGAGTCCGTGCAGGCGGATCCTCAGTCTGATTGGCTGGTGGAGATCCCTTTGATGTTTGAAAAAAGGCTTGAAACAGCATTCGATTTGGTTGTGTGTGTTGCCAGTCCTCCTGATGTGGTCGAAACCCGAATGGTGGCCCGAGGTTACACGGGAGAGGAAATCGAGCGCCGTCGTCAGCGACAGATGCCGCTCGACGAAAAGATACGGCTTGCCGACCATGTAATTACCAATGCGGGCAACTTAGAATTTTTAGAAAATCAAACCAAGCGGTTAATCGGGCAGATACAGGGAGCCTGA
- the rho gene encoding transcription termination factor Rho, with product MTKENDEPSLDLQTDEPVKKAPRKKAAKKAAKKAAKKRVSKTKPEEASSEVSDHSDDEVTFSADIVVDDGPEEKSGGTARGDVADKDKDREKDKKGQPQKGGGGPHQQGSGGPHQHDRQKGNKFKNKNNKRGKQRGKNKNWQNKKRRDREEETPIEFGQLLEWEVLEKLDEIKTLATDLKSGGSETLDYNRIYDMGLTELRGEAAALEVETGHHAPNRDQLINAIVKQFADAKHGVFSVGVLELLEDDEGGLLVYERDNYRIKPLSAYVPQAFIEHFGLKRGHIVKAQLHPHREGESCPFAVSIEQVMDRDPETLSEIVPFTERVPYYPTSRILMESDNDAKWDNLSMRVVDCLTPVGFGQRGLIVAPPRTGKTVLMQGMANAIQKNYPEAHLIILLIDERPEEVTDFRRQVDGEVISSTFDESAESHVHAAEMVIEKARRMVEVGKDVVILLDSITRLARAYNTTMPNSGKILSGGVEANALQKPKRFFGSARNIEDGGSLSIIATALVETGSKMDEVIFEEFKGTGNMELHLDRGLSDKRIFPALSMDKSGTRKEELLYHPDEMQKIYSLRRAMKGLPSTDAMEMLIQRIKKTNTNAEFLMSVAR from the coding sequence ATGACCAAAGAAAACGACGAACCCAGTCTGGACCTCCAAACGGACGAGCCAGTTAAGAAGGCACCTCGCAAGAAGGCGGCCAAGAAGGCTGCCAAAAAGGCCGCGAAAAAACGTGTATCCAAAACCAAGCCGGAAGAAGCCTCGTCGGAAGTGTCGGATCACAGCGACGATGAAGTGACGTTCAGTGCCGATATCGTGGTGGACGACGGCCCCGAGGAGAAATCCGGGGGAACGGCCAGGGGCGACGTTGCGGATAAAGATAAGGACAGGGAGAAGGATAAGAAAGGTCAGCCCCAGAAAGGCGGTGGCGGTCCGCATCAGCAGGGGAGTGGCGGTCCGCATCAGCACGACCGACAAAAAGGAAACAAGTTTAAGAACAAGAACAACAAGCGCGGGAAACAGCGCGGCAAAAACAAGAACTGGCAGAATAAAAAACGGCGTGACCGCGAAGAGGAAACGCCGATCGAATTCGGCCAGCTACTTGAGTGGGAAGTTCTCGAAAAGCTCGATGAGATTAAAACTTTAGCCACTGACCTGAAGTCCGGAGGTAGTGAGACGCTCGACTACAACCGTATCTACGACATGGGCCTGACGGAATTAAGGGGCGAGGCCGCAGCTCTCGAAGTCGAGACCGGACATCATGCGCCCAATCGGGACCAGTTGATCAACGCCATCGTCAAGCAGTTCGCGGATGCAAAACACGGAGTTTTCAGTGTCGGCGTGCTTGAACTGCTGGAGGACGATGAAGGCGGGCTCCTCGTCTACGAGCGCGACAACTACCGGATCAAGCCGCTCAGTGCCTACGTGCCGCAGGCTTTTATTGAACACTTCGGCTTGAAACGCGGGCATATCGTTAAGGCTCAGTTGCACCCGCACCGGGAGGGCGAGTCCTGTCCGTTTGCCGTCTCGATCGAGCAGGTGATGGATCGAGACCCGGAAACGCTCAGCGAAATTGTCCCTTTTACCGAGCGTGTGCCGTATTACCCGACATCACGTATTCTCATGGAGTCGGACAACGACGCCAAGTGGGACAACCTTTCCATGCGGGTGGTCGATTGTTTGACACCGGTCGGCTTCGGACAGCGCGGCTTGATCGTGGCGCCGCCCCGCACCGGTAAGACAGTCCTCATGCAGGGGATGGCGAATGCCATACAAAAGAATTATCCGGAGGCACATTTGATCATCCTGCTTATCGACGAGCGTCCAGAAGAAGTGACCGATTTTCGCCGTCAGGTGGATGGCGAGGTCATCAGTTCGACGTTCGACGAATCAGCCGAGAGCCATGTGCATGCGGCCGAAATGGTGATCGAAAAGGCCCGTCGCATGGTCGAAGTTGGTAAAGATGTTGTAATATTGCTCGACTCGATTACCCGTCTTGCCCGCGCCTACAATACGACGATGCCGAATAGCGGTAAGATTTTGTCCGGCGGTGTGGAAGCAAATGCGCTGCAAAAACCGAAGCGTTTTTTTGGCTCTGCGCGAAATATCGAAGATGGTGGTAGCTTGAGTATTATCGCTACAGCACTGGTCGAAACCGGTAGTAAGATGGACGAAGTCATTTTCGAAGAGTTCAAAGGCACGGGCAACATGGAGTTGCACCTCGACCGTGGACTTTCGGACAAGCGAATCTTCCCCGCGCTCAGTATGGACAAGAGCGGCACCCGTAAAGAGGAACTGCTCTATCACCCGGACGAGATGCAGAAAATTTATTCATTGCGAAGAGCAATGAAAGGGCTACCGTCCACTGATGCCATGGAAATGCTCATACAGCGTATCAAAAAGACCAACACAAACGCTGAATTCTTGATGAGTGTTGCCCGTTAG
- a CDS encoding GspE/PulE family protein, giving the protein MTSADEFVLQLLTDKGIVDSAAIEDARANVSASDDASEDTAVLEYLISEHKLKPMQVAEVLADEFNMDLVDLSDVRISSDALEVVPFELANRYKVIPLEADGTEVEIAVADPLDMDAVDSISHVIQRSVICRVAPLEDIEKAIHQYYEGARAEQVNEIFADQEDPDALPTQIDLPSVEDATEEEAPIIKYVHMVISEALKRRASDIHMEPLEKRFRVRYRIDGVLHEVENPPKRLQPSIVSRIKLMSNVSIAEKRVPQDGRINIKVGAKVIDLRVSTLPTAFGESIVMRILDKEGLRLGLPELGFFSDDQATFERIISLPDGVFLVTGPTGSGKSTTLYSALNYINHPDRKIITVEDPVEYELAGVNQVQVRREVGMTFAAALRSMLRQAPNIIMVGEIRDKETAEIAINASLTGHMVFSTLHTNDAPSAISRLIDIGIKPFLVAAAVRAVLAQRLVRRNCQACRGSSDPDEKLLNSLGIRPDQTADATFMEGEGCSKCNGTGFRGRVGIFEMFNVNEELQQMIYEEASLVALRAKAREMGMRTMREDGVRKVIAGVTTPNEVLHATVADSL; this is encoded by the coding sequence GTGACTTCTGCCGACGAATTTGTTCTACAGCTGTTAACTGATAAAGGCATTGTCGATTCTGCCGCAATCGAAGATGCCCGTGCGAACGTCTCTGCCAGTGATGATGCGAGTGAAGACACCGCTGTATTGGAGTATCTCATCAGTGAACATAAGCTAAAGCCCATGCAAGTTGCCGAGGTCCTCGCCGACGAGTTCAACATGGACTTGGTTGACTTGAGCGATGTCCGCATTTCCAGCGATGCTCTTGAAGTCGTACCTTTCGAACTGGCGAATCGCTACAAGGTCATTCCGCTTGAGGCCGACGGAACGGAAGTTGAGATCGCGGTGGCCGACCCGCTGGATATGGATGCGGTCGACAGTATCAGCCATGTGATTCAGCGTTCTGTGATCTGCCGGGTGGCGCCTCTCGAGGATATCGAAAAGGCGATACACCAGTACTACGAAGGCGCCAGGGCAGAGCAGGTGAACGAAATTTTTGCCGATCAGGAAGACCCGGATGCGCTGCCCACTCAAATCGACCTCCCGTCCGTCGAGGATGCTACGGAAGAAGAGGCCCCCATCATCAAATATGTCCATATGGTAATATCGGAAGCACTGAAAAGGCGGGCTTCCGATATTCACATGGAACCGCTGGAAAAACGTTTTCGTGTCCGCTATCGTATTGACGGCGTCCTGCATGAAGTGGAAAACCCGCCGAAGCGGCTGCAGCCTTCGATTGTTTCCCGGATCAAACTGATGTCGAATGTCAGTATCGCGGAGAAACGGGTGCCGCAGGACGGGCGCATCAATATCAAGGTGGGCGCCAAGGTGATCGACCTGCGTGTCTCGACCCTGCCCACGGCTTTTGGTGAGAGTATTGTCATGCGTATTCTCGACAAGGAAGGCCTACGGCTGGGGCTGCCTGAACTCGGTTTCTTTAGTGATGACCAAGCCACCTTCGAGAGGATTATTTCGCTTCCGGACGGGGTCTTTCTCGTAACCGGGCCGACCGGTTCCGGCAAGTCCACCACTTTGTATTCGGCGCTCAACTACATCAACCATCCGGACCGTAAGATTATCACGGTCGAAGATCCGGTTGAGTATGAGCTCGCTGGCGTGAACCAGGTCCAAGTACGTCGCGAGGTCGGCATGACTTTTGCCGCGGCGTTGCGTTCCATGTTGCGTCAGGCGCCCAACATTATCATGGTGGGGGAAATTCGGGACAAAGAAACGGCTGAGATCGCCATTAATGCATCGCTAACCGGTCATATGGTTTTCAGTACGCTTCACACGAATGATGCGCCCAGCGCAATCAGCCGTTTGATTGATATTGGTATCAAGCCCTTTCTGGTAGCGGCGGCGGTTCGTGCGGTGCTGGCCCAGCGTCTTGTAAGAAGGAACTGTCAAGCATGCCGAGGATCGTCGGATCCGGATGAGAAATTGCTGAATTCGCTTGGTATCAGGCCCGACCAGACTGCGGATGCCACCTTCATGGAGGGCGAAGGCTGCTCCAAGTGCAACGGAACAGGTTTCCGTGGGCGGGTAGGCATTTTTGAAATGTTTAACGTGAATGAAGAACTGCAGCAGATGATTTACGAGGAAGCCAGCCTGGTGGCTCTTCGAGCCAAGGCCCGTGAAATGGGTATGCGCACCATGCGGGAAGACGGGGTGCGCAAAGTCATTGCTGGTGTGACGACACCGAATGAAGTGCTGCACGCCACGGTGGCCGATTCCCTATAA
- a CDS encoding type IV pilus twitching motility protein PilT — MSYEMNDLLELMVDQGASDLHIQVNQPPTLRMSGTMTPVDGPPLTAKDSEDLMKAITSSTNQEKLKTSGGADFGFAYQGKSRFRVSVLRAKGAYGMVLRQIPNDLFGLSDIGLPDKIKELISRPRGLILVTGPTGSGKSTTLASMINWINEHHDGHIITIEDPIEYFHEHKKCIVTQREVGVDVGSFSDAIRGALRQDPDVILVGEMRDLETIEAAVGAAETGHLVFATLHTTGAARTVDRIVDAFPADMKDQMRTQLASSVVAVISQVLCKKKGGGRIASFEIMVTTTSIAQLIRENKTYRIASDIQTGAVHGMIGLDAHLLSLYNRDLITAEEALTKSQTPGPMRDKLIECGAKFDT; from the coding sequence ATGAGCTACGAAATGAATGACCTTCTCGAACTGATGGTGGATCAGGGCGCATCGGATTTACACATTCAGGTCAACCAGCCGCCGACTCTTCGGATGAGTGGCACGATGACCCCGGTTGATGGCCCGCCGCTCACCGCGAAAGACTCGGAGGATTTAATGAAGGCGATCACCTCGAGCACGAATCAGGAAAAGCTCAAGACAAGTGGTGGCGCAGATTTCGGTTTTGCTTATCAGGGGAAGTCCCGTTTCCGGGTTAGCGTTTTGCGGGCCAAAGGAGCCTACGGGATGGTGCTTCGACAAATCCCGAACGACTTATTCGGTCTCAGTGACATCGGGTTGCCGGATAAGATCAAAGAACTCATCAGCCGACCGCGCGGCCTTATTTTGGTGACCGGCCCCACCGGTTCGGGTAAGTCCACGACGCTCGCTTCCATGATCAACTGGATCAACGAGCATCATGACGGGCATATCATTACCATTGAGGACCCGATCGAGTATTTCCATGAGCACAAGAAGTGTATCGTAACACAGCGTGAAGTCGGAGTGGATGTCGGTTCCTTTTCGGACGCAATCCGTGGCGCCTTACGACAGGACCCGGATGTTATTCTGGTGGGGGAAATGCGTGACCTCGAGACGATCGAAGCCGCTGTTGGTGCCGCGGAAACGGGGCACCTCGTTTTTGCGACTCTGCACACGACAGGCGCGGCCCGCACGGTCGACCGAATCGTGGATGCGTTTCCTGCGGATATGAAGGACCAGATGCGTACGCAGCTGGCCTCGTCGGTGGTCGCGGTTATTTCGCAGGTCCTCTGTAAGAAAAAAGGTGGCGGACGTATCGCTTCCTTTGAAATTATGGTGACGACGACGTCGATCGCCCAACTGATCCGTGAAAATAAAACCTACCGTATCGCTTCCGACATTCAGACCGGTGCTGTCCATGGTATGATTGGTCTGGATGCCCACCTTCTCAGTCTCTACAACCGCGACCTCATTACTGCCGAGGAAGCACTCACCAAATCCCAAACGCCCGGACCGATGAGAGATAAGCTCATTGAGTGCGGAGCAAAGTTTGATACATAG
- a CDS encoding GspE/PulE family protein: MFEDHNDTVYDIIKSANLLDAAQLDELNESHLHTGKSLADAVVDAGVVERNDILAAIAEYLGYEYLEKLPNTIPEEVASTVRPSVARMYAVVPYEVDDTSVSVLAKDPFNPAIIDDLTFTLNKDITIVVCNPEFLDELITATYGEEDSSIDDILGDIGETYSDSEDDLSEGDLTDLANQTPIIRFVNLVLQQAIKDKASDIHFEPFEDQFRIRYRIDGALYEMAPPPRNLAVPVTSRVKVLSNMNISERRIPQDGRIKMTIAGRPVDLRVSTLPTQFGESVVLRVLDKSVVNLDLEALSLPEDILHNIRDLVDRPNGIFIVTGPTGSGKTTTLYSALREVNDVETKILTAEDPVEYEIDGIMQVAVNHQVGLDFARALRAFLRQDPDKIMVGEIRDLETAQIAVQASLTGHVVLSTLHTNDAPGAVTRLIDMGLEPFLISASLEAILAQRLVRRICKSCQTAYEPGQELIDMLDVDPLEIADKDFYYGEGCPNCSNTGYSGRIGLFEMIVVSDAIRELINQRAPTLSIKQKALEQGMRSLRDDGLRAIFDGNSTIEEVLKYT; this comes from the coding sequence ATGTTCGAAGATCACAACGATACCGTTTACGATATAATCAAGTCAGCCAACTTGCTTGATGCCGCGCAGTTGGATGAACTGAATGAGTCCCATTTACATACCGGTAAGTCGCTTGCCGACGCGGTGGTCGATGCCGGTGTCGTGGAGCGTAACGACATACTGGCCGCAATCGCGGAATATCTTGGCTACGAGTATCTCGAGAAGCTGCCGAATACGATTCCCGAAGAGGTCGCGTCTACGGTGCGTCCGAGCGTTGCGAGGATGTATGCGGTCGTTCCCTACGAGGTGGACGATACTTCGGTATCCGTCCTGGCAAAGGACCCTTTTAATCCGGCCATCATCGATGACCTGACCTTTACGCTGAACAAAGATATTACGATCGTTGTTTGTAATCCGGAATTCCTGGATGAACTGATTACCGCGACATACGGTGAGGAGGATTCTTCGATTGATGATATTCTGGGCGATATTGGGGAGACCTACTCCGACTCGGAAGACGACCTTTCCGAAGGGGATCTTACGGATTTGGCAAATCAGACGCCGATCATCCGTTTCGTGAATCTTGTTCTCCAGCAGGCCATTAAGGACAAGGCATCCGACATCCACTTTGAGCCCTTTGAAGATCAGTTTCGTATTCGCTATCGGATCGACGGTGCGCTGTATGAAATGGCGCCGCCACCGCGTAACCTGGCAGTTCCGGTGACCTCGCGCGTGAAGGTGCTGTCCAATATGAATATTTCGGAGCGCCGCATCCCACAGGATGGCCGGATTAAGATGACCATTGCGGGTCGTCCGGTCGACTTGCGCGTCTCGACTTTGCCCACGCAGTTCGGGGAAAGTGTGGTGCTTCGGGTGCTGGATAAATCCGTGGTGAACCTTGATCTCGAAGCCCTCAGTTTGCCGGAAGACATTCTTCACAATATTCGCGATTTGGTGGATCGGCCCAACGGCATCTTTATCGTTACCGGACCAACGGGTTCGGGTAAAACGACAACCCTCTATAGTGCGCTTCGTGAGGTCAATGACGTCGAAACGAAAATCCTGACGGCCGAAGATCCTGTCGAGTACGAGATCGACGGCATTATGCAGGTTGCGGTAAACCACCAGGTCGGTCTCGATTTCGCCCGTGCGCTGCGCGCTTTCCTGCGTCAGGATCCGGATAAGATCATGGTCGGGGAGATTCGTGACCTTGAGACGGCCCAGATCGCGGTTCAGGCTTCCCTGACCGGGCACGTGGTTTTGAGCACCCTACACACCAACGATGCCCCGGGCGCGGTCACCCGTCTGATTGATATGGGGCTGGAGCCCTTCCTGATTTCCGCATCCCTGGAAGCCATATTGGCCCAACGCTTGGTTCGTCGAATTTGCAAGAGCTGTCAGACCGCTTACGAGCCTGGCCAGGAACTGATCGATATGCTCGACGTCGACCCACTCGAGATTGCCGATAAGGATTTTTATTACGGGGAGGGCTGCCCGAACTGCAGTAATACCGGTTACAGCGGCCGTATCGGTTTGTTTGAAATGATTGTGGTTTCGGACGCTATCCGCGAATTAATCAATCAGCGTGCCCCGACACTCTCGATCAAACAAAAAGCTCTCGAACAAGGAATGAGAAGCTTGCGCGATGATGGTCTACGTGCCATTTTTGATGGGAATTCTACGATCGAAGAAGTCCTCAAATATACCTAA
- a CDS encoding type II secretion system F family protein codes for MAKFKYTAIDANGKQKTGTVDAESQEDANSKLSAAGLMPTKVTATGGSSAGSGGKKAKDGGKAKKKGIAFGKVISQEDLSTFTRQLATLLQAGLPLLRGLEVMIRQEKNLRFRAVLEQIAEQVKSGNSFSDGLSQHPKIFDRLYINMVKAGEAGGVLDTVLSRLAGFMEKALRTKKKVKSAMVYPIVVVGVAVAIVALLMTVVVPKFQTIFDDMLGGSALPGPTQLVISISNFMQQNIILSIVICVVAFFGFKFLLRTTFGKKIFNWCSINLPKIGDLVRKVNIARITRTFGTLLSSGVPILQSITISKDITGNSFYAGALNRIHDSVRDGEPLAAQMERESVFPNMVTSMVDVGEETGELAEMLNRIADNYDEDVDNAVAGITSIIEPVMIVFLALVVGFIVIALFLPIVEIIKQLTG; via the coding sequence ATGGCAAAATTCAAATACACGGCGATTGACGCCAATGGTAAGCAAAAGACCGGAACGGTCGACGCTGAGAGTCAAGAAGATGCTAATTCCAAGCTCAGCGCGGCTGGGTTGATGCCAACCAAAGTAACGGCCACGGGTGGTAGTAGCGCTGGTTCTGGTGGCAAAAAAGCGAAAGACGGCGGTAAAGCCAAAAAGAAGGGCATTGCTTTTGGTAAAGTGATCAGCCAGGAGGACCTTTCCACGTTTACCCGGCAACTTGCCACACTCCTGCAGGCGGGCCTTCCGCTGCTTCGCGGACTGGAGGTGATGATTCGCCAGGAGAAAAATCTCCGGTTCCGGGCAGTTCTGGAGCAAATCGCCGAACAGGTGAAGTCCGGTAACTCTTTTTCCGATGGCCTGTCTCAGCATCCGAAAATTTTCGACCGCCTCTACATTAACATGGTGAAGGCCGGTGAAGCGGGCGGTGTCCTCGACACGGTTCTTTCGCGACTTGCCGGCTTCATGGAAAAAGCCCTGAGGACCAAGAAGAAAGTTAAGTCCGCCATGGTTTACCCGATCGTCGTGGTCGGTGTGGCCGTGGCGATTGTCGCATTGTTGATGACAGTGGTGGTGCCGAAGTTTCAGACGATTTTCGACGATATGCTCGGTGGCTCTGCCCTGCCGGGGCCGACGCAACTGGTCATCAGTATCAGTAATTTCATGCAGCAAAACATTATCCTCAGTATTGTGATCTGTGTGGTTGCTTTCTTTGGTTTCAAATTTCTGCTTAGAACGACTTTCGGCAAAAAAATATTTAATTGGTGTTCGATTAATCTACCCAAGATCGGCGACCTTGTACGAAAGGTGAATATCGCGCGCATCACCCGCACCTTCGGTACGCTTCTTTCCAGCGGTGTGCCTATCCTGCAGTCCATTACGATTTCCAAAGACATTACCGGAAATAGCTTTTATGCGGGAGCCTTGAATCGTATCCACGACAGCGTGCGGGACGGGGAGCCACTTGCCGCTCAAATGGAGCGCGAATCAGTCTTTCCCAACATGGTGACCAGTATGGTGGATGTCGGTGAGGAGACCGGTGAATTGGCGGAGATGCTCAATCGCATCGCGGATAATTACGACGAGGACGTCGATAATGCGGTCGCTGGTATCACCTCGATTATCGAGCCGGTGATGATTGTCTTTCTGGCCTTGGTTGTCGGCTTTATCGTCATTGCGCTCTTCCTGCCGATTGTCGAAATCATCAAGCAACTTACCGGTTGA